The Stenotrophomonas sp. ASS1 genome segment GACCTGCTGGTGCACCAGGCCATGCTGGCGCTGCGCAACCCGCTGGCCGACTACCCGATGGCCGCACTGGCATCGCTGGGCGCCTGGCAGGTACTGCTGCCGGCCACCGCGGCGGCGATGGGCTACCTGATCTGGCGCCGACGCTGGATGGCGGCCGCGCACTGGCTGGCCGCGCTTGCCTTCGGCCTGGCGCTGACCATGCTGCTCGGTGCCACCGTGGATGTGGTGCGCCCGATCGATGCCAGCAGCGGCTTTGGCTTCCCGTCGGTGTCGGTGACCATGGCCACCATCACCTTCGGCTTCTTCGCGGTGCTGATCGCCCGCGAGATGCCGGGTCGCACCCGCGTCTGGCCGTACCTGGTGTCGGGCATCGTGGTCAGCCTGATCGGCTTCTCGCGCCTGTACCTGGGCGCGCATTGGCTGAGCGATGTGATCGGCGGCATGCTGTTCGGCACGTTCTGGCTGCTGGTGCTGGGCATCGCCTACCGCCGCCGCTTCAACCGCTCGTTCTGGGTGAAGCCGGTGGCCTGGCTGTTCTACGGCGTCTTCGCCGTGGCGGCGATGTGGTACGCACCGCGCCACATTCCGGTGAAGCTGGAGCGGTTCGAGCCGACCCTGCCGGCACCGCAGGCGATGGATGCGCAAGCCTGGTGGCAGCACGACTGGGCCACGCTGCCGGCGCGCCGCAACGAGTTCGACGACGACCAGCGCTGGCCGCTGGACGTGCAGGTGGCGGGCCCGCTGGCGCCGCTGCAGGCGCAGCTGGAAGCCCGCGGCTGGAAGCGGCAGGAGCAGGCCGGCTGGCAGCAGGCGCTGCTGATGCTGGACAAGAACACCGGTGCCGACGAGCTGCCGGTGTTGCCGGCGACGCTGGATACCCGCGTGGAAGCACTGCTGATGGTGCGCCAGGGTGCGAAGCCGGATGAGCGCTATGTGCTGCGCTTGTGGCCGGCACCCGCGCAGCTGCAGCCGGGCAACACGCCGCTGTGGCTGGGCAGTGCACAGACCCTGCGTTACGAGCGCCACTTCGAATGGATCGGCATGTGGCACCCGCTGCGGGGTGTCGACCCGGCGTTGAACGCGGTGAAGGACGCCGTGCAGAACCTGCCGCAGCGGGAGGATGTGCACAGCGAAACCGGGCTGCCGGTGCTGCGGTTGAAGACCACGCCGTGATCGAGCCGGTGCTTCTCTGGTAGTCGCCAACCTTGGTTGGCGCTTCGGGAAAAGGCCGCCAACCAAGGTTGGCAGCTACCGGTTCCGGTGCGCTCTGGCTGTCGCCAACCCTGGTTGGCGTTTCCCGGTTCCGGCGCGCTCTGGCTGTCGCCAACCCTGGTTGGCGTTTCCCGGTTCCGCCGCGCTCCGGCTGTCGCCAACCCTGGTTGGCGTTTCCCGGTTCCGCCGCGCTCTGGTAGTCGCCAACCTTGGTTGGCGTTTTCCGGTTCCGCTGCGCTCTGGTAGTGGCCAACCTTGGTTGGCGTTTTCCGGTTCCGCTGCGCTCTGGTAGTGGCCAACCTTGGTTGGCGGTTATCGGCTACGGCATCCAGCCCAGCAACTGCTGCAATCGCTGGTGCGGGTCATCCATCTGCAGCAGCTGCAGGCGCTGCTGCTCGCTCAGCGGCAGCAGTTCGGCCAGCCGCCAGCCGACCCAGCTGGCCTGGTCCAGCAACACCGGGTTGGCCGGCGCATAGGTCTCGCCGGCCTGTTCGATGATGTGCCCCAGCACCGTGGCCAGCAGCGCATGCTGCGGCCGTAGCTCATCGTCCGGGTCTTCATCGCACCAACGCACGTCGGCTACCACCAGGCCGTTGTCGCGTACGCGGGTGCGCTCGACATGGAAGCGGCGGGTACCACGCAGGCGCAACTGCAGCACGCCGTCGGCGCCGACATCGAAGTCTTCGATGCGTACCTGCACGCCATAGGCGGCCGGCGTCGCTGGTGCGCCGACTTCCTCGCCATCGAGGATCAGACAGACACCAAACCCCTCACCACTGCGGCCGCTGTCGCGGACCAGGTCCAGATAGCGGCGCTCGAATACACGCAGGCCCACCGCCGCACCCGGCACCAGCGTGGTGTGCAGCGGAAACAGCGGCAGCGAACCGTCGACGCTCATCGGGCCTGCAGCGCGGCCAGGAAACGGCGCGGCGCGCCGTCGAAGCCACCATTGGACATGAACACCACGTGGTCACCACTGCGCGCGCTGGCCTGCAATTGCGCCAGCAACGCGTCGGTATCGGGCACCGCGTGCGCTTCGCCACGCACCGCGGCGATCACCGCAGCGGCATCCCAGGCCAGTTCCGGGCGATGCAGGAACACCACTTCATCGGCCAGCGCCAGCGACGGAGCCAGCGCCTGCGCGTGTGCGCCCAGTCGCATCGAATTGCTGCGCGGCTCCATCGCGACCACGATGCGCGCATCACCCACCTTGGCACGCAGGCCTTCCAATGTGGTGGCGATCGCGGTCGGGTGATGGGCGAAATCGTCGTAAATGGTGATGCCGTCATGCTGGCCGATCACTTCCATGCGGCGCTTGACGCTGCGGAAGCGTGACAACGCAGGAATCACGTCGGCCGGTGCCACGCCCACCGCATGCGCGGCGGCCAGCGCAGCCAGGCCGTTGAGCACGTTGTGGCGGCCCAGCAACGACCACTGCACGTCGCCCATTGCCTGCCCGCGGTGATGCACGCGGAAGGCGCTGCCATCGGCGGCCAGCAGCTCGGCATGCCATTCCAGCGACGGATCGAATCCGAAGCGTTCGACCGGCGTCCAGCAGCCCATCGCCAGCACTTCGGCCAGATGCTGATCCTCGCCGTTGACGATCAGTCGGCCACGCGCCGGCACCGTGCGCACCAGATGGTGGAACTGGCGCTGGATCGCGGCCACGTCGGGGAAGATATCGGCGTGGTCGTATTCAAGGTTGTTGAGGATGGCCACCAGCGGCCGGTAGTGCACGAACTTGCTGCGCTTGTCGAAGAAGGCGGTGTCGTACTCGTCGGCCTCGACCACGAACTCGCGGCCCTGGCCCAGGCGGGCGGAGACGCCGAAATCCTCGGCTACGCCGCCGATCAGGAAACCGGGTGAACGACCGGCGCTTTCCAGCAGCCAGGTGAGGATGGTGGTGGTGGTGGTCTTGCCGTGGGTACCGGCCACGGCCAGGGTGTCGCGGCCCGGCAGCACCTGTTCGGACAGCCACTGGGCGCCGGAGATGTAGCGCTGGCCGGCGTCGAGCACGGCCTCCACGGCCGGGTTGCCGCGCGAGAGCGCGTTGCCGATCACCACCTCGTCGGTGCCGGCCGGCACGCTGTCGGCGCGGTAACCCTGGTCCAGGGTGATGCCCAGCTGTTCGAGCTGGGTCGACATCGGCGGATAGATGGCCTGGTCGCTGCCGCTGACCGTATGGCCCAGTTCCCGCGCCAGGGCGGCCACGCCGCCCATGAAGGTGCCGGCGATTGCAAGGATATGTACGCTGCTCATGACCGAGGATTGTGACCGATGACGGCTGTATAGGGCCAATGTCCGATCCGGGGTAAGACAAGTCCTACACAGGATGTGAGAAAACTCCAATCATCTGTCAGGGAAATCCCGATAGCGATGTTCTGTGAACCCGGACACAATTCGAACTGCCAGCCGCAGTACCCGAACCGGTCCTACTCCCCAAGAGGCCATCCCCAAGGGAGCTCATGCTGCGGGGCCCTGAGCAAGCCCTCTGCTGGCGCCTATCAAACGACACAGGCCTGGTCCTCGCGGACCAGGCCTGTGCTTTTTGCGCCCGAAGGACCGGCAGTGCACCGGCCCTGCAGGATCAACCCTTGATCGCCGCCAGGATGCGGGCTTCGATCTCGTCCAGCTCACCGACGCCGTCGACGCGGGCCAGGGTGCCACGGCCGGCGTAGAAGTCGACCACCGGGGCGGTCTGGTCGTTGTAGACCTGCAGGCGCTGGCGCACCGCTTCCGGCGTGTCATCGGCGCGGCCCTGTTCCTTGGCACGACCGGCGATGCGCTCGACCAGCAGCTCGGTGGCCACGTCCAGCTGCACCACGGCATCCAGCGGCTGGCCGATCTTGGCTAGCAGGCCGTCCATCGCATTGGCCTGGGCCACATTGCGCGGGTAGCCATCGAGGATGAAGCCCTTGGCGACATCGGCCTGGGTCAGGCGCGACTCCAGCATGCCCAGCAGGATGTCGTCCGACACCAGGTTGCCGGCATCCATCACCGTCTTGGCCTGCTTGCCCAGCTCCGTGCCCGCGGCGATTTCCGCGCGCAGCATGTCACCGGTCGAAATGTGGGCGATCCCCAGCTTTTCCTTCAGGCGCGTCGCCTGTGTCCCCTTGCCCGAACCGGGCGGTCCCAACAGAACCAATCGCATTGACCTGACTCCAACGTGTTGAAAACAAAGAAGGTTCGCGTCCCGGACGGACCGGTATCGCTGCACCGCAATAGCGCCACTTTACCGCATCCGGGTAATGTCCCTGCAATGTCCCCTCCCCCGAGCAGGTAGAAGCATGCGCAACGGTACTCTCCTCTACGCCCAGTCCGGCGGTGTCACCGCGGTCATCAACGCCACGGCAGCGGCGGTGATCGAGCAGGCCCGGGCCAAGGGCATCAAGGTCCTGGCTGCCCGCAACGGCATCCTCGGCGCGCTGCGCGAGGAGCTGATCGACACCAGCAAGGAGAGTGCCGCCGCGATCCGCGCCCTCGCCCATACCCCGGGCGGCGCCTTCGGCTCGTGCCGGGTCAAGCTGAAATCGCTGGACGCCGACCGCGCCCGCTACGACCGCCTGCTGGAGGTGCTGCGCGCACATGACGTGCGCTGGTTCCTCTACAACGGTGGCAACGACTCGGCCGATACCGCGCTGAAGGTCTCGCAGCTGGCCAAGGCCTCCGGCTACGACCTGACCTGCATCGGCGTGCCCAAGACCATCGACAACGATCTGGCGGTGACCGACACCTGCCCCGGCTTCGGCTCGGCGGCCAAGTACACCGCCGTCTCGGTGCGCGAGGCGGCGCTGGACGTCGCAGCGATGGCCGAGACCTCCACCCGCGTGTTCATCTACGAAGCGATGGGCCGCCACGCCGGCTGGCTGGCCGCGGCCGCCGGCCTGGCTGGCAACGGTGATGACGAAGCGCCGCACATCATCCTGCTGCCCGAGCGCGCCTACGACGAGGCCGCGTTCCTGACCAAGGTGAAGGCCGTGGTCGAGCGGGTCGGCTACTGCGTGGTGGTGGCGTCGGAAGGCATCGCCACCGCCGATGGCCGCTTCGTCGCCGATGCTGGCGGCGGCAAGGACTCCTTCGGTCACTCGCAACTAGGCGGCGTGGCTGCCCACCTGGCCGCACGGGTCAAGGGCCAGCTGGGCCTGAAGGTGCATTGGGCCCTGCCCGACTACCTGCAGCGCTCGGCCCGCCACCTGGCCAGCAAGACCGACTGGGAGCAGGCGCAGGCAGTCGGCAAGGCCGCCGTGCAGCTGGCGTTGAAGGGCCAGAACGGCGTGATGCCGGTGATCGTGCGCAGCAGCGATGCGCCCTATCGCTGGAGGATCGAAGCGGCGCCGCTGTCGAAGATCGCCAACCACGAGAAGAAAATGCCGGCCGGCTTCATCCGCCGCGATGGCTTCGGCATCACCGCCAAGGCACGCGCCTACCTGTCGCCGCTGATCAAGGGCGAAGCACCGCTGCCGTACGGCACCGACGGCCTGCCGAAGTACGTGACGCTGAAGAACGTGGCCGTGAAGCAGAAGCTGCCGGCCTTCGAGGGCTGAGCCGAAAAAGGGGACGGAGGGGATTAAGTCGTATACGCCCCTCTGTGCTGAGCCCTGTGCGGAGCGCAGGGCACATTGCGGCGGCCGCCGAAGCACCCCACAATCGGGCTCCGGCCCGGGGCAAAGGGGCCGCCGCAAGCCAGATTCGACGCTGCCCGGCCTTCAAGGCCCGGGCCTGTGCTGCCATTTCACAAGGACTGTAACCATGAAGCACCCGATCCTGATCGCCGCGCTGCTGTCCGGTGCCGCCGCGCCGGCCTTCGCTGCGACCTGCGAAAGCAACTTCCAGAAGAAGGGCAATCCCTTCGTCGGCACGACCTTCACCTCATCGGTCACCCATCCAGACCTGACCGTGGCCAGTGCCATCGGCCAGATGCGGGTGATCGCCAAGAACGCCAACATGGACGTCCTCAGCGAGGACGTGGAAGGCGGCTCGATGCTGATCGAAGAGCCGGAATCCATGGCCCACAAGCCGATTCCGATGATCATCAGTGCCACCTCCGAAGGCGGCCAGGGCACCGTCGGCATGGTGGTGAAGGTCAACAAGGGCGCCATTGCCTCGGCCGATGGCGTGCGCGAAGAAATGTGCAAGCTGCTCAACCAGATCAAGCCGGGCAAGGCTGGCGAACAGGCAGCCAAGGCCACTCCGCAGGCGTCGGTGGTAACGATTGCCGCCGACCGCTTCGGCTTCCAGCTGCGCAACCAGAACAAGGACAACCCGGCCGCGGTCGAGCCGCGCTACAAGGGCAAGACCTACGCCATCACCGGTCGCATCACCTCCGTGCTGCGCAGTGGCGGCACCTACAACACCAGCTTCGACCTGCCCAGCGATGGCAGCATCGACTTTGAGCGCGTGGCCATTTCCTGCTCGTTTGCAGCCAATCAGGCCGCGTATGCGCTGGCCCTGCGCCCGCGCGAGAAGGTGACGCTGACCGGCGTGGTCGACAGCTACGACCAGATTGGTCGTGTGTTGTGGTTGAAGGACTGCCGCGGCAACTGATCGCTGCCAGCATGGGAAAAGGCCCGGGTGCGCAGGCGCCCGGGCCTTTTCGTTTCCACAGCGGTTCACACCTGGCGCACGTGCATCGCAGGATGATGGATACCCCGTCCGGAGGTCATCATGGCACTGCGTGTTGTTCGACTGGGTACGCCGCGCCACCCCGGCGAAGGGCTGCGTATCGGTACCGTGCGGCGACCACCGCGCGGCGTACCACGCAGCGAATTCGCGACACAGGACTGGTACGACGTCTGGTTCCCGACCCTGTCACCCAGCGCGGAACTGGTAAAGCGGGCGCACGAAGCGAAAACCGCGGCCGACTGGAATGCGTTCTTCCGCCACTACAAGGCCGAGATGAAGGCGCCGGACGCGGCCCACGCGCTGGATCTTCTGGCCGCGATGTCACAGCACAGCGACATCAGCGTGGGGTGCTACTGCGAGGATGAAGCGCATTGCCATCGCAGGGCCCTGCGAGAGCTGCTGGTGGCGCGCGGGGCGACGCTGGCGGAGTGATGATTGCAGGGTTGCCGGCCAGCGGCCGGCACTACCAGGTTGCCCGCCGGGCATGGCCCGGCACTACCGATGCGCAGCGAAGTAGATCCACGCCATGCGTGGATGCGCAGCGCCGGGCACGTCAGTAGATCCACGCCATGCGTTGATGCGCGCTGCTGGACGGCCTCAATTGCAGGCCTTGCCTTCCATCTGCAGCTGCGCGGCGAACATCGTCACCTGCGGAATCTGGCCGGCAGCGGCCTGCTTCTTGGCCTCTTCCAGATAGATGCGCGACTGGCCCTGCCCGTCCAGCTCGACCTTGTTGCTCGACGGCAGGCGCCACACCCGCACTACCGCCTGCTGCGCCGGGCACGCGGCATTGGGCACGCGGATCACATCATTGAGCTTCCAGCCCTTGTCCACACTCGGCTGCGCCTTGGCATAGTCGACGAAACGCGCGCGCGGCTGGCACTGCTCGCTGGTCCGCACCGGCGCGAAGCGATACGGCTCGGCCGCCTGACCGGTGAAGGCACCTTCCAGGCGCGCGCAGGCCTCGGGAATCTGCCGCAGGGTGTGTACCGCGCCCACGGCCTGGGGGGCACCCACGGCACGCTGCAGCTCCGGGGTTTCCGCGGCGAGTGCCGGTACGGCGGGGACCAGGGCGGCAAGCATCAACAGGGACAGGCGCATGGGGAATCTCCTACGGGACTGAGCGCAGGCTTGCAGAGGCTGGCTTAACGGGGTGCAAAGGCCTGTGGATCTCGAAGCATGCTCATGGACTGGCGGCGGGTTCCGCGCGCATGGCGATGCGTTCAGCGGGAGGGCGCCCACGGGTGATGCGGCGCGGCTCGCAAAAGCCAGTCGAGCAAGCTCGACTCTACAGGTGGCGGCACGCATACTGCGGGCACCAGGGAATGCTGAACACCGCCATACGTCGGACGACCACCAAGGTCGGTACGGGTTGGTTCCAGGCTGCAGCCCGTCGTCCCCCTCGTGGTGCCGTTCATCGCCACTGGATGCCTACATCCATTCTGCGGAGGGGTCTAATGCTGGAACGTCACGGGCTGTCATTGGCGCTGGGCTGCGCCATTCTCGCGATCCTGTTCGGAATCGTCTCGGCGCGCTGGATCCTGCGCCAACCCACCGGCAATGAACGCATGGTCGCGATCGCCACCGCGATCCAGGAAGGTGCGCGTGCCTACCTCAACCGCCAGTACCTGACCATCGGCGTCGCCGGCGTGGTGCTGTTCGTGCTGGTCGGCATCTTCCTCAGCTGGTACACCGCGATCGGCTTCGCCATCGGTGCGGTGCTGTCCGGCGCGGCCGGCTACATCGGCATGAACGTGTCGGTACGCGCCAACGTACGCACTGCCGAAGCTGCACGCCACGGCATCAGCGCGGCGATGGATGTCGCCTTCCGCGGCGGCGCGATCACCGGCATGCTGGTGGTAGGGCTGGGCCTGCTAGGCGTGGCCGGCTATTACGCGCTGCTGCTGCGCATGGGCCTGCAGATGGACCAGGCGCTGCATGCACTGGTCGGGCTGGCGTTCGGCTCGTCGCTGATCTCGATCTTCGCGCGCCTGGGCGGCGGCATCTTCACCAAGGGCGCGGACGTCGGTGCCGACCTGGTCGGCAAGGTCGAAGCCGGGATTCCCGAGGATGACCCGCGCAACCCGGCGGTGATCGCCGACAACGTCGGTGACAACGTCGGCGACTGCGCCGGCATGGCCGCCGACCTGTTCGAGACCTACGCGGTGACCGTGATCGCCACCATGCTGCTGGGCAGCCTGATGCTGGCCGAGGCAGGCGCCAATGCGGTGCTGTATCCGCTGGTGCTGGGCGGCGTGTCGATCATCGCCTCGATCATCGGCGCGCTGTTCGTCAAGGTGGGCGAACCGGGTAGTGGCCGGGGCAGCTCGATCATGGGGGCGCTGTACAAGGGCGTGATCGTCTCCGGCGTTCTGGCCGCCATCGCCTTCTACCCGATCACCACCGGGTTGATGAGTGACAACGTGCATGGGCCGATGGCGCTGTATGGCTGCGCATTGATCGGGCTGGTGCTGACCGGCCTGATCGTGTGGATCACCGAGTACTACACCGGCACCCAGTACAAGCCGGTGCAGCACGTGGCACAGGCCTCGACCACTGGGCATGGCACCAACATCATCGCCGGCCTTGGCATTTCGATGAAGTCCACCGCGCTACCGGTGGTCGCGGTGTGTGCGGCAATCTGGGGCGCGTTCGCGCTTGGGGGCCTGTACGGCATCGCCATCGCCGCCACCGCGATGCTGTCGATGGCCGGCATGATCGTCGCCCTCGATGCCTATGGACCGATCACCGACAACGCCGGTGGCATCGCCGAGATGGCCGAGCTGCCCTCGGAGATCCGCGACATCACCGACCCGCTGGATGCGGTGGGCAACACCACCAAGGCAGTGACCAAGGGTTACGCGATCGGCTCAGCGGCGCTGGCGGCACTGGTGCTGTTCGCCGACTACACCCATAACCTGCAGGCGGCCAATCCCGGCCAGGAGTTCCGCTTCGACCTCAGCGACCACACGGTGATCATCGGCCTGCTGATCGGTGGCCTGATCCCCTACCTGTTCGGTGCGATGGCGATGGAAGCGGTCGGCCGCGCCGCCGGCGCGGTGGTGGAAGAAGTGCGCCGCCAGTTCCGCGAGATCCCCGGCATCATGCAGGGCACCGGCAAGCCGCAGTACGACAAGGCGGTGGACATGCTGACCCGCTCGGCGATCCGCGAAATGATCGTGCCCTCACTGCTGCCGGTGGCGGTGCCGGTGGTGGTCGGCCTGCTGCTGGGGCCGCGCGCACTGGGCGGCCTGCTGATCGGCACGATCGTGACCGGCCTGTTCGTGGCCATCTCGATGACCACCGGCGGCGGCGCCTGGGACAACGCCAAGAAGTACATCGAGGACGGCCACTTCGGCGGCAAGGGCAGCGAGGCGCACAAGGCGGCGGTAACCGGCGATACCGTCGGTGACCCCTACAAGGACACCGCCGGCCCGGCGATCAATCCGCTGATCAAGATCATCAACATCGTGGCACTGCTGCTGGTGCCCCTGCTGTAGATCCACGCCTTGCGCAAACCCGTAGAGTCGAGCTTGCTCGACTGCTTCTGGCCCACACCGCAAGAGCAGTCGAGCAAGCTCGACGCTACAAGGTCACCGCCCGCGCAGGAAGAACGACACCGGCACCATCACTTCCACCGGGTCGCCGGCCACTTCGGCCGGCGGCGCCGGTACCGGGCTGGCCCGCTGCACGGTGTCCAGCGTCTCCTGGTCGAGCAGCGCGAAGCCACTGCTGCGGCCCAGTTTCAACCCCGAGACCGCGCCATCGCGGGCAACCGCAAAGCGCACGTAGACCACACCCTGCTGGCGCAGCCGCTCGGCCTGGCGCGGATAGCGGCGGTGTTTCTGCAGGTGCCCGAGCAGGCGTCCTTCCCAGGTCGCCTCGGCACGACTGCGCTCACCCGCCGTGGTCTGCGGTGCGGTGTAGCGTGTAGCCGCATCAGCCGCCACCTGCGGCGGTGCGCTGGTCTGCGCGACGTTGGCGTCAGCGGTGTCCGGCGACGGCGTCGGCTCCGGTGTACGCGGTGGCGGCAGGTCACCCTGCGGCTGCACCGGCGCCTTGGGTTGTTCACGCAGGGCCGGCGTCGGCGCCTGCCGCTGTTGTTGCTGCTGCAGCGGCCCGGTCGCGACCTCGCGCGGCGGCACCGGCGGTGCCTGTGCCATCGGCGCCAGTTCCAGCATCAGCGCCGCAGGCGGAACCGCAGCCGTCAGCGCCGGCGCACGGGCCGCCCACCAGCAGGCCGCGCCGATCAACAGCGCATGCACCAGCAGCACGATCGCCAGGCTGGTCGCCCAGCGCCGCAGTCCACTCATCGTGCGCCCTGCTCCAGGCCGACCAGTGCCACCTTCAGGTAGCCGGCCGCGCGCAGCGCATCCAGCGTGGCCATCAGTTCGCCATAGGGCACACGGGTATCGGCACGCAGGAAGATGCGCTGCGTGGTGTCACTGTGAGTGGCCGCCTGCAATGCAGCCGCCAGGCTGTCGCGCGCCACGGCCTGTTCACCAACGCGCAGCGACAGATCGGCCTGGACGGTCACGTACACCGGTGCCTGTTCCGGCGGCGTGGCACTGGCATTGCTGGCCGGCAGCTGCACCGGCACCGACACGGTGGCCAGCGGTGCGGCCACCATGAAGATGATCAGCAGCACCAGCATCACGTCGATGAAGGGCGTGACATTGATCTCGTGTGCTTCTTCCGGCACATCGTCGCGGTCGGACGCGGTCCTGATCGCCATCGACGCGCCTCAGTGCACCGCACGCAGCGGCGCCGCTGCGGTACGCGGAACGGCACGATCGAGATCGCGCGAGACCAGTTGCTGCACAGCCGCGGACAGATCGCCGAGCAGACCCCGCAGGCCGGCCAGCACACGGCTGAAGTGGTTGTAGACCAGCACGGCGGGAATCGCTGCGACCAGACCCAGCGCGGTCGCCAGCAGAGCCTCGGCGATGCCGGGCGCAACCACCGCCAGGTTGGTGGTGTTGCTGTGCGCGATGCCGATGAAGCTGTTCATGATGCCCCACACCGTGCCGAACAGGCCGACGAACGGCGCCACCGCGCCGATGCTGGCGAGCACGCCGATGCCGCGTCGCTGCACGCGCGCGGTTTCCAGTTCAATGCGGTCCAGGCGCGAGGCCACGCGCTCCTTGATGCCGTCGCGGCTATCCAGTTCCTGCGACAGGCGCAGTTCGGTGCGCGCTGCGTCCAGCATGGCGAGTGCGGTACCCTGCTGCATACTGGCGTCGGCGCTCTCGCCGGGCAGGCTCGGCGCCTGCAGCAGCAGCGCACGCGCTGCGCGCAGCTGCCGTGCCTGGCGGGCCAGTTCCCAGCCCTTGGCCAGCAGCACGGTCCAGGTGGCCAGCGACGCCAGCGCGAGCGCGATCATCACCGTTTTCACCACCACGTCGGCGGCCAGATACATGCCCCAGGGCGTCAGTGCAGGGGCAGCCACGGGGGCCAGGTCAGCAGGCAGCATCGTCTCGTTTTCCATCAGCATCAGGGGTCGCTGCACGGCGGCGTACCGTGCGCGGATCATTGGCGTCGTCCACTTCCACGACCGGGTTGGGCTCCAACCGCGGTGCGGGCCGACTGAGCACGTAGCCGGCGCTGACCGCGAAGAACAGGCCCACGCCCAGCAGCAGCCGCCAGGACGGATGTGCGCCCCAACAGAACAGCACGAAGCCCACCGCCATGCCGGCGCTGGCAAACGCCTTGCCCTTGCCCGACACCGCGCCCTGCTCGCGCCACAGCCGCAGTGACGGGCCGTAGCGCGGGTGCGCCAGCAGGCGTTGCTCGAACTTCGGCGAACTGCGCGCGAAGCAGCCCACGGCCAGGATCAGGAAGATGGTGGTCGGCATCACCGGCAGCAGCGCGCCGATCACCCCGAGGCCGACCATCACCCAGCCCAGCGCGAACCAGAGCCAGCGCATCAGCGTTGCGCCGATAGGCGGGAGGCGTGCATCAGGCGAATTCCACTTCGACGTGGCCGTGCACGCTGCGGAAGGCGGCGTCCGCCGCATCGATCACCTGCTGCTCCTGCTCGGCGCTCAGCGGCACCGCATCCAGCGCAGCGGTGAATTCACGCCAGTGGCGCGCCGCGCCATCCGGGTGCGCGGCCAGGTGACGGGCGCCGAAGTCGCGGTCCAGGCCGAGCTTGGCAGCCATCTTGTACAGAATGGTGCCGCCGAGATTGGAGCCTTCGGCCACATACAGCCACCCCAATGCGGCGGGTAGCTCCAGATCGGACGGCAACGCCGCGATGTCGGCCCCCGGCAGGGTCTGCTCCAGATCCTGCAGGTCGCGCGCCACCTGGGTCAGGCGGCGGCGCTCGCCCAGGTCCGGCAGCAGTGCATCCAGCGCAGGGTTGGCATACAGCGCATCGATACTGCGGTGGAAGCGATACTGCACGCGCAGGAAACGG includes the following:
- a CDS encoding LON peptidase substrate-binding domain-containing protein, with amino-acid sequence MSVDGSLPLFPLHTTLVPGAAVGLRVFERRYLDLVRDSGRSGEGFGVCLILDGEEVGAPATPAAYGVQVRIEDFDVGADGVLQLRLRGTRRFHVERTRVRDNGLVVADVRWCDEDPDDELRPQHALLATVLGHIIEQAGETYAPANPVLLDQASWVGWRLAELLPLSEQQRLQLLQMDDPHQRLQQLLGWMP
- a CDS encoding DUF488 family protein — translated: MALRVVRLGTPRHPGEGLRIGTVRRPPRGVPRSEFATQDWYDVWFPTLSPSAELVKRAHEAKTAADWNAFFRHYKAEMKAPDAAHALDLLAAMSQHSDISVGCYCEDEAHCHRRALRELLVARGATLAE
- a CDS encoding 6-phosphofructokinase, encoding MRNGTLLYAQSGGVTAVINATAAAVIEQARAKGIKVLAARNGILGALREELIDTSKESAAAIRALAHTPGGAFGSCRVKLKSLDADRARYDRLLEVLRAHDVRWFLYNGGNDSADTALKVSQLAKASGYDLTCIGVPKTIDNDLAVTDTCPGFGSAAKYTAVSVREAALDVAAMAETSTRVFIYEAMGRHAGWLAAAAGLAGNGDDEAPHIILLPERAYDEAAFLTKVKAVVERVGYCVVVASEGIATADGRFVADAGGGKDSFGHSQLGGVAAHLAARVKGQLGLKVHWALPDYLQRSARHLASKTDWEQAQAVGKAAVQLALKGQNGVMPVIVRSSDAPYRWRIEAAPLSKIANHEKKMPAGFIRRDGFGITAKARAYLSPLIKGEAPLPYGTDGLPKYVTLKNVAVKQKLPAFEG
- a CDS encoding adenylate kinase; translation: MRLVLLGPPGSGKGTQATRLKEKLGIAHISTGDMLRAEIAAGTELGKQAKTVMDAGNLVSDDILLGMLESRLTQADVAKGFILDGYPRNVAQANAMDGLLAKIGQPLDAVVQLDVATELLVERIAGRAKEQGRADDTPEAVRQRLQVYNDQTAPVVDFYAGRGTLARVDGVGELDEIEARILAAIKG
- a CDS encoding bifunctional DedA family/phosphatase PAP2 family protein, whose protein sequence is MDSSWIDATLAWIAAHPVLAGAVIFLIAFCDAVIILGAIVPALPLLFAVGVFIGLGQISGPYAVAAAALGAFAGDGISYWIGRRWGDRLRGVWPFSRYPQLLDRGENLFRRNAFKSILIARYVGAIRPFVPAIAGMMKMPASRYVQASGIASISWAVLFLAPGWILGEAYDAVAAVAGRLVVVVGLLAVILGLVWAIVLYGYRWSAARMDNWLARLLDWSNRHPTLGRYTVGVLDPKRRESVPLAMLALMLLVLGWGWFALLTVVVAHGEPLAIDLLVHQAMLALRNPLADYPMAALASLGAWQVLLPATAAAMGYLIWRRRWMAAAHWLAALAFGLALTMLLGATVDVVRPIDASSGFGFPSVSVTMATITFGFFAVLIAREMPGRTRVWPYLVSGIVVSLIGFSRLYLGAHWLSDVIGGMLFGTFWLLVLGIAYRRRFNRSFWVKPVAWLFYGVFAVAAMWYAPRHIPVKLERFEPTLPAPQAMDAQAWWQHDWATLPARRNEFDDDQRWPLDVQVAGPLAPLQAQLEARGWKRQEQAGWQQALLMLDKNTGADELPVLPATLDTRVEALLMVRQGAKPDERYVLRLWPAPAQLQPGNTPLWLGSAQTLRYERHFEWIGMWHPLRGVDPALNAVKDAVQNLPQREDVHSETGLPVLRLKTTP
- the mpl gene encoding UDP-N-acetylmuramate:L-alanyl-gamma-D-glutamyl-meso-diaminopimelate ligase, producing the protein MSSVHILAIAGTFMGGVAALARELGHTVSGSDQAIYPPMSTQLEQLGITLDQGYRADSVPAGTDEVVIGNALSRGNPAVEAVLDAGQRYISGAQWLSEQVLPGRDTLAVAGTHGKTTTTTILTWLLESAGRSPGFLIGGVAEDFGVSARLGQGREFVVEADEYDTAFFDKRSKFVHYRPLVAILNNLEYDHADIFPDVAAIQRQFHHLVRTVPARGRLIVNGEDQHLAEVLAMGCWTPVERFGFDPSLEWHAELLAADGSAFRVHHRGQAMGDVQWSLLGRHNVLNGLAALAAAHAVGVAPADVIPALSRFRSVKRRMEVIGQHDGITIYDDFAHHPTAIATTLEGLRAKVGDARIVVAMEPRSNSMRLGAHAQALAPSLALADEVVFLHRPELAWDAAAVIAAVRGEAHAVPDTDALLAQLQASARSGDHVVFMSNGGFDGAPRRFLAALQAR